In Setaria italica strain Yugu1 chromosome I, Setaria_italica_v2.0, whole genome shotgun sequence, the genomic window CTGTCTCAAGGTCGccatgtccgccgccgccgcggtcgggGGGTTCCCCAAGTGGGTGCTTCTGGAGCCCTACGTCTTCCGCAGGGACGACGATGAGTCCTTCCCCGACGAGTCCGAGGCGCCCATCAGGGCGTCCGGAACCACCTCCTGGGGCGCCGACTTCCGCATCGCCTTCTCCCTCGAGGAGCCCCCGCACATCTCCCGCCTCTACGCGCAGCTGCCGGGCTTTCCGGGTCCCCACGAGGAGGAGCCCTTAATCATGCTGGCGACCCACCGCCATCTTGCCCTGCTCGTCGTcgccaccaccatcaccaccacaaACACCACCATCATCACCCCGAGGCCTTCTAAACCTTTAGTTCAGAACTTCTTCATCTTCAGAGCCAACGAGAACAACCCTTCCTCATCCTCTCTTAGATTGCTCCCCCCTTGTACCGAGCCCAAGTTTGATTATTGCCGCAGCGATCACCGCCTAAGTCGTCGACCTTCCAATGTTACTCCTACTCCCCGCCTGCTGAATATGATATCCTTGGGCCTATGGTGCGGAGACAAAGAGGAGTTCGTGGTGGCAGAGCTCACTCTTTACGTACCCACCATTGACCGCAGCCAGACTAAGGCCTTCGCTGACATCTGCTTGCTGCGCTCCTCCTCCACTGACGATCAGCTTGGCAGCAAATGGGACTCCTGGCGTGTGACAATCATGTCCCCTCACAACCCCTCTGCTGATGATCTCTTGGAACTCTCCCGCTGGCAGACCACCGCCGTCATCCCCTTCAAAAAATGGCTGTGCTGGATCGACTACAACCGAGGCATACTCTTCTGCGACGTGTCCGATAAAGTGCGCGCCCCTACTGTCTCCTTCCTCTGGTTCCCTGAGGACAAGTCCCCTCTTACCAGAGCCCGCAAAGCCACATCCGGCACCATCGGTGGCGTGTCCGTCATCGACCACGGCCGTTTGCTCAAGTTCGTCAATGTCGCCCGCCATGATGGCCGTGCCTATGGAGCGCTCCAACCCGGCACTGGCTTCACCATCACCTGCCACACCCTCGTGTTAGGCGGCAGCATGGCGTGGAAGGAGGACTACACTGTCACCTCTGATGACCTCCCTGACCGCTACCGACGCGGCATCCCCATTCACCCTCAAGTCGACATTGACTGGCCACATGTAGTGCACTTCCTTTTCATTGAGTTTGGAAAAGCCTACGAGAAGATGTCGGTGCTCTCCATAGACATGAGCACAAAGACCGTGAAGTCATTTTATCTGTATGTGGATGGGAATGAGATCCTTCATGATGACAAAGAGTGCCTTCAACCTGATGACGACATTGACTTCATCAGATCAACGTCCTTGTATCCCACTCCCTTGCCCTTCCTCCCTTGTGAGTTCCCCACGTTCTGCTATTTATCAAGGTATGTAATATTGCTGCTGCCCTTTTATAAATAACTCAATAGATTTTGATTCTGCCAGTTCCATATTTGAATATTGCTGCTGCCATTTTATAAATAACTCAATAGAGATTTTGATTCTGCCGGTTCCATATTTGATTATTGCTGCATAAATTATGCAAGTTTGTTGTCCATGGCTTCAATCTTGCATTGTTGGCATTTCATATGTTGTAGTGTAGCCTCTTTCTCCAACCTGCAGAATACTAGCGTAGCCTGCAGCCTACTAAACATTTGAGCCTTGAAGCTTATGATTGGAACATAAGAGCTGCCTGCCAATATATGCCTTCTTTTATATGCTGTTGGAAATTACTTGAGTTCCAACAAAACTGAAGAAAGGCTTCTGTCCTGCTTGTCAACAAAACTGAAGGAGCTATTTCATGTTGTGGCCCAGGAAGCATCTATCTTATGGTCTGTACTTTCATGCTGTATGAACGGATAAGTTAGTTGTATCGTGTGTTCTGTAGGTTCGTCAAAAAGGAAGTTCGTCGTGTGTCCTGCTGTTTTAAGTACAATCTTTAATTTGTCATTGTGTGGATGTGCCACTTGGTTCTTGAACTTGCACGTGTTATACCAAGTCTGTATGTGAAGTTTAATCTCTAAGTTTGCTTGTGTTTAATTTACCACGCACGAATACCAGAGACTGCTTTGTGATCGTTTTATCACTTCCTGGATGGATCGTCTTCAAATTGGTGCAATTAACGCTGTAATTTCAACTCAATTGATGGATCGTCTTGTACCCTCTACTATACGCTGCTGTTGCATGCATTGCAACAAGAATTCCTGTTGTTGCTGTGAAGTCTTGGGCGCGTGAATGGCTGCACGATTACATGTTGATGTGTCATAGAGATGGATAGGGAATTGGTGAAAACATATTTAGATAAGCACAAGTCAGCACACACAAGATTGCTAAGTTTGAGGCAAGAACAGGGGCAGATAATTTACAAGATTGCTAAGTTTGAGGGTAGTTGGATCCATACAGCTCTATAATTGAAATGATTGTAAACATGGAGGAGATCCGCATTGGCGTCAAAGTGCTTGCCCATGTGGTGTTGGTTGCTTCACGCCTTCACTACCTGGAAGATGGTTGTAAAAGATGATTTATCCGTGGACGTAATGAAATAAGAAAATTAGTAGAAGTAATGAAAATACACACATCACTTTAATATGAGAGCTCATTATATATAGAACATCTAAAAGTGAGCGTCCAGTAAAATTTGAAGCTGAAACTTAAACGGCAGAGAAAAGAAAGAGTTGAAGTTGTCTATGAAGTATAAAAGTAGGTGTGGGACAGAGTAAAGTCTACTATTATGTATAATTTGATCTTCAAAAGGTTTTGCAACCACTTCTGGATCGTCAAGAAGTTCAGTTGTTGTAATTGTGACTAATAGTAGTTACTTGTAAAGGAATGTGAAACTGTGAGGAGTTGAGCACAATTTATAGAGATGAGGATAAGTAGCTTTTAGGCATAGGACAACATAGGCTTAGCAATTTGAGATGCGTGGTTACCATGAATGATGATGAGGGTTTGGGTAGAGGCTAAACTTAACTTTGCTGACTTTGTTCTTCTATAGATGCGGTTGCTGTCAGAATCAGCAGTAACCTGTCAGCAATGAATTAGCAATAGGTATTTGTTAGATTTAATGACAACCTAAAAGCATAAGGTAGTTCGCTAGGTGCTATTGGGAGGAGAAAAGTGCAGTGCATGAATATTCGCTGCAGTAAGGCCTGAACAAAAATAGAGTGTTGAGAGAAGGAAAACTGTTTTCAATTAATGCAAATGGAAATAACTATTGCTGCACCGAGATTATTGGTACAGTGTGTTGATTTTTTAAAACAAATCGACAGGACTTTCTTTActatagaagaaaaaaatgcagGTCGACCTTATAATGATTGGATAAGGAACTTGGTAGCACAACGTCCATTGCCAGGTTATTTTTCAAGAGAGGTGGCTAATAGTTTACAGCTTGTTATTGTATATCAAAGGATTTGGATGGCACAGTAGAAGCTCGAGACGTTCTGAATGCACTACTACAAAAGTGAAACCTAATAGGGAAGCGAACTCTAACAATACCTTCAGAGCTTATGGCTGTTGCTGAAATCTTAAAGGCAAATATCAGGTCATAGTTCGTGCTATCCTTTGCTTTTTCATGACCAGGTTGTTTTATGCGTTGATAGATTGCTTCCTTACCAgactgccaaaaaaaaaatcagattcTTAGTATACTGATAATAAACACAACTAATTTGCATATAAATAAGATGACAAAATAGGTGTTGCTTACTGCAAGCATGCATGAGGGAATTCAGATTTTCGTACTGTCTTGAGTAGTGCTAAATTTTTGCCCACGATTTTTAGATTGTGCGTCACCAGCTATCTCTGAGTAACGCCTTTTCCTAAAGTTTTCAGTAAATAATAAGGAGCATATACAAATACCGAAAAGGTAGAATGCAAACGGTAGGAACATGATCATTGCATCCAGAGGCCTGAAAAATAAGAACACTCACCTAAGAATGGTTCTatgctcctctttttttttttcttttctgatccATGGTCCTCATTTCTTTCTTTGCTACGAAATAACCATCGTGCACTTGTGAATCTGACAGACAGATAAAACCGAAGTCAATCACCATGCTAGCATCCTTTAACCACCTCGGATTCATCTAAAAAAACTACTCTGGTTCTGGAACACAAGGGCAGAGTATATGTAATAGAAGCATCAAGAATGTAATTGTGAAATTAGGGGGGAGGAAAGAGCATGCAGAAGAGCCTGATTACAGTGCACCCTGTATGCAATGTATGCCGGTCATTATTTGTGTTTCAATTGCCAAGTCACATACAACAGTACCAACTAATCGTGTTTCATTTCATAGGTATCAAAATTGATTTAAGTTGGGTGGAAGAATTGTAACTAATCAATGTTTTTTAGGATCAAGCGATGCTGTGGGAAATTGTTTCCATTCAACGAATTTAGGAATCAATGGATATATAAGCTATAAATAAGAGGGCATAATATAGAAGAACAAGAATCGACCTGATAGCTAAAGAAGAGTCTCTGTCCAAATTGTTGTCTCGTGTTGTGGTGACATGGTAACCAGGGGAAACTGTGCAGTGATCATATAACAGTTGCGTAGCTGTAGTATTGCACAAAGGCAAACAAAATTATGAAAATAGATACTATCAGTCTTTAATGGAAAAATAGATACAGTCAGACTGTAATGGAGGATATATGGTAAAATAATATAGCACGAAAATAGTGTCCCATTCCATGTGTCCACTATATTTGCATAACCAGCCCAATGAAAGAAATTGGGTAGTCATCATCTTCAGCTATCTCCATGCTATTCAAATTTAAACACTTGATTCATCTTAATGTTACAACTGAACACACAAGCCAATCTTGAAAATCTGCAGACACTATGCAAGCAGCACATCTAAAAACTTTTGCTACATAAATACCACGATAATTGAATATAGTTGGTTGTGCAGTCATCATGACAGAATCAGTATAGAGATAAACACAAATCGGCTCTTACTAAACCTACAGTTCAGAATCACTGTAGTGAAATGCCTATGCAAGCAAGCAAAATTGATGTGAGTGCTAAATTATAAATTCTTGTAGTGATATGTAAAGATTGGAAAACTCTATTTAGATGTATAATATGATTACCTTATGATCGATTTAAGGCATAGGGTTGCAGCCTATTGAGTGTTGTTGGTGCTTCTGCTTGCCAGCTTCTGTGTTGAAATGCTCTGTGTGTGGTGCACTGTGCAAGGGGCGCCAAATGCAGGGGTCAGTGTCTTAGCTTTTGTCTTGTTTCATCCTTCTGCAGCATGCCTTCTGGTCGCAAGCAAGGCAACCTGGATGTTACAAACCAGCCAGCAAGGGGGCGGGATAGAAGAATCAAAATCGATTTGGGTGTTTAAAAATGGACCTGGGGGAATACAAGACAAGACACTTTGCATTGAATATTTATACAATATTAATGTTAATACTTATATGGTAAATACATGATTTCTGAAGTTGTTGCTATGGACAGGATAATACATAATTCAAATTGGCAAATTTAGCATACATCCTATCGATGATAGGATATAGGCATGGGCTCGAAGGCGGAAACAATAATATTAACAATAAGAACTTGCTAGCATCAGTTGGTACTCCAAATAATAGCATAAATGGAAGAAGACAAATGCAAAACAAGACTCGCTGGACCCAAAGAATCATAATTGAAGCATGTTGTTTCTGCAGTTATTTTCTTGATAGTATACAGAAAACATTGTCAGTATGTAGTGGAATTCTACATTGGACACAGTTCTAAATGGAGCCAGATTATtagaaataataataatatcatCATACATGGAAGAAAAGACTAAGAGCAACAGCACACAAGAACTACAGGACCATGCCATAAGCTTAGCTCATCCTCATCACGTGCTATCGATATGGATGAACAATGATATCAAATAGAATCTCACCTGGTTGGCACAGAAGCAACCACATGGCTGAACCACCCCAAGGGACTTGTTGAAGCAAGTCTCATAAACCTTTTGGCAGCCATAAAAAGATGAAAATGCTAGGAGCGTACTCAAATTCTAGTGACGAATCATTTTCCTCAGGATTCATTTAGAGCTTGCATCCATGTTTGGATGATATGCTTAATGAATTGAGTGGTGTTgttgtgttttccaaaattgatttgcgtagtgagTACCACCAGATTCGTATGAAATTGGAAGATGAATGAAAAACTGCTttcaaaactaaatttggtttatatgagtggttagttATGCCTttttgggttaactaatgcacATAGTAatttcatgagattaatgaacgAGATTTTGCATGTTTTTATTGGAAAATTCATTGTAGTctactttgatgatatattgatttacaacaaatctatggatgaacatcttgatcacttacgtgctgtttttaatgctttacgagatgcatgtttatttggtaaccttgagaagtgcaccttttgcaccgatCGAGTGTATTTTCTTAGCTATGTTATgactccacagggaattgaggttGATCAAGTCAAGGTGAAGCTATACAGGGATGGCCTGTACCAAAGACTATCACACCGGTGCGAAGTTTCCTAGGGCTTGCTGGTTTCTATCGCCGTTTTGTGAAAAacttcagcaccattgctgcacctttgaatgagcttacgaagaagggagtgccttttagttggggcaaagtacaagagaactccttcaacatgctgaaagataagttgatacatgcacccctcctccaacttctgattttaataagacttttgagcttgaatgtgatacTAGTGAAATTGGATCgggtggtgttttgttacaagaaggcttgcatattttagtgaaaaattgagcgGGCATGttttgaattattctacttatgataagaaATTGTATGCTCTTAGTTCCCACGTTAGAAATATGGCAACATTACTTGTGGCCAAAAGAGTTTGTTAtccattctgatcatgaatctttgaagcatattcgtagtcaaggaaaattgaaccgtagacatgccaagtgggttgaatttattaaatcttttccttatgttattaagcacaagaaagggaaagaggaTATTATTGTTGATACTTTGTATAGGAGATATACCttgctgaatcaacttgattacaaaatctttggattagaaacaattaaagaGCAATACGTTcttgatgctgattttaaagatgtgtttATGCATTGTAAAGATGGtaaaggatggaacaaattcatcattagtgatgggtttgtgcttagagctaacaagctatgcattccagctagctccgTTCATTTGCTATTGCTACAAgaagcgcatggaggtggcttgatggggcattttggagCAAAGAAAATGGAGGACATACTTGttggtcatttcttttggccaaagattAGAAAAGATGTGGAGAGATTTGTTGCTCGCTGCACGACATGTCAAAAGGCTAAGTCACAGTTAAATCCACACAATTTGTATTTGTCTCTACCTGTTTCTAGTGCTCTTAGGATATCTATTAATATGGATTTTGTTTTGGATTTCCAAGAACTAGGAAGGGATGTGATAGTATGTTTGTagttgttgatagattttctaagatggcacatttcataccatgtcataaaactgatgataCTAAtcatattgctgatttgttctttcaagaaattattcgtttgcatggtgtgcccaacacaattgtttctgatcgtgatgctaaatttcttagtcattttttaAAACTTTATGAGCAAAATTAGGAACTAAGTTTTTGttttctactacatgtcatccccaaactgatggtcaaactgaagttgtgaatagaactttgtctactatGTTAAGGGCTGTTTTATAGAAGAAtattaagatgtgggaagattgtttgTCTCATATTGATTTTGCTTATAATCGCTCACTGCATTCTACTATAAAGATGTGCCCATTTCAGATTGTTTATGGTTTCTTACCTCGTGCCCgtattgatttgatgcctttgccatttttttgaaaaactaaattttgatgcAATAAAACATGTTGAATTGATGTTAAACTGCATGAAACCATTAAAGAAAACATAGAGTGTATGAATGCTAAGTATAAGTTTGCTGGTGATAAAGGAAGAAGGCAACTAATTTTTGAACCTGAAgatttagtttggttgcacttgagaGGATAGGTTTCCTGAATTTAGAAAATCAAAATTGATGCTCAAGGCTGATGGACCTTTTAAAGTGTTAGagaaaattaatgataatgcatataagaTAGATCTGCCTGCAGATTTTGGAGTTAGTCCCAAatttaacattgcagatttgaaatCATATTTGAGAGAAGAAGATGAGCTTGTGTAGAGGATGACACAAATATAAGAAGGGAAGGATGGTGAAGACATCAACACCAATGATACATCCACGCCGACACGAGTACCAATTTCTGATCCTATTACTCGCgctcgtgctcgtcaacttaaacATTAGGTGAGTTCATTCTTGAGTtcatgtccatcatatttagaccatgaAGACACGTGTACTCttattttggttaggaaccaggaAGAAGACCGAAAGGAAAAAGAATTCGCGTAGCCTGGATTCGGATTGCAGAACAACACCAACTTATgacggtcaccacggtcgcatacggactcggattggggcgttcaagcacttcatggaatccttatgaagtctattttcatatgaatcAAGACTCAAGTCCATATCTTTTCTGAGATGaccgcaatgatcaaattaatACCAAGAGATTTTTCTATCTAAAGATGATGGATCGCCTTATTTTGACTGGACCATgcatcaagttgggtccatgaAGGATGTGTCCTAAGGTTGGATCACGACCCCAATACCGTGGTGGTCGTCCTCCCAcgttcatataccccttagccgccACCAAGAACAGTTGAATTTTGTTTAGATTAACTTTTGCTACTTGCTTATAAGCGCACGTGCTAGATCAGCCGTTCGTCTTCTTATTTTTGGACCCCACCATAATtaagattgagtttgaaacctttatctacatctagtaattcaatacttgttatacttgtttttgctagttcttcaattgcttgtaggacgagtgccctagtggccgagtgacgcgctccacaagatcgcagcAGCCATTgtaggtggtgtatcggttgctaaggcgcaacgTCCTTAGAAGACTGTAGTCCGatcgtgaacgtcatctccatccaccaatcgaattaTCCCACACCCTCCCATCAAAAGATAATCAACCCTAGGTTTCTATCAAAAACATTACTGTATTGCAAACAGAAAAGAATAAATATACTTGACACATACAGCTTTTCTTGCAGGAAACTCAAACTACGTGCAGAGCCATATTTCCCACCTTAGCATTACAATAGTCACACAAAGGCTCATTGTATAGTGTACAATGTTTCTGTTTTCAATGTTTTCCGTGGTCAGACAACACAATCTAAGGCCCTACCTTTCCTTTTCGTGAAAAGAATATGAATCAAATGAATTTCCATCAGTGTTCGTGTTGTGCAACAGAGTTAGCATATTAAATGGCTGCATACAACTGTTACCAACAACAGAACCAGGGACCTGTGCCAGTAGAATCTCCATCCGGAGGAGATATCATGTGAATTGACGGTATATGTTGCGCCCGTTTTGTCATCCTTAATTTTAATGCTCGACGAACCTGTTTACAAGCGATGAATAGGAAACAAGAGGCAACCCATGAGTCCTATTTTTAGAATTCAGAGCAAGCAATGCTTGTACTACACAACAATGGCATTTTTCACCTTTTCACTCTCTTTATTTCAGAAAGAAGAAGTTGTCTTTaaccagaaaaagaaagaaacataaaaaggaaataaatgtAGATGAAGTTTTATTACAAACCACAGGTCATGGCAGTTGACAGGTTAAGATAACATAAATTATTGTATGCGAGCTCATGGTACCCAGGTTCATGCAATATATGTTGGAAAGTCAAGATTTCCTAAAAAATTAACAGCAAACCACAGTTGCAAGCTATTACGAAATGAACTCAGAATGAGCAGGTTTGAACGTGCTAGCACTTACAGTTGTAGTCAGCCCACCCGATGACTTGATTTTCCAAGTCATAGACAACCAACTTGTTTGAAAGAACAAGATCTGGAAGAAAACAGAAAGTATCTTAAAAAACACAACATTTAGAACAAAAAGGATTTGCTAGTGCAGTGCAATGCTGACCTCCCAAAAGCACAATGTCCTTTCCATCCTTTGATTGTAATGCACCATTTTGGAATCCCACGCAGTACAGGTCATTCTGCTCCAACGAAAGAAAACATGGGATCATAAGAGTCATGAAAACATACTTTTCGTGAAGCACTCATAATCACTGCTATTCCAAACTATTGTTGTGCTTGcccaaaatataaaaaatagtcTTTGATTAATAATCTATTAGAAATAACTGTGACCTATATGTCTATGTCTCATGTAGAAAGTATGCAGCATAGCGATTTTAACCAGATAGAAGTTCAAACAAAGGCTTGAAAAAGAATTTTTTCCTAAAAGAgaagagcttcaagctacaaaCATATAATAAAGAAAATGTATACATATAACAAGAATGGTAGGCCAATTTTCCTTTACAAGCAGACATGGGATGTAGATTTCATCCAAGATCGTGATATGAATGTGCACTACTGTCCTTTCCTTTCTCTACAGCATGGATTAATTTGATATTAAATTTTTGAAGTGCACAAAAAGCTAGATGTGCTATACATGTACTTGGGTTTTGAGACAACTTTACTAATTTTGAAGCAAAAGTACTAATGGGTGATAACCACGGCCAGTTGTGCAATTCCAGAATTTGGGAAATTGCCAACATACCATTAGTGAAGTTGCACTTTACCAACATTTCATTGAGTGTCTcaatgacatgtgggaccaGGCTCCCATCTGTCACTGGCAGAGCTCAATGGCATTTTGGCAAAGTAGGTTTTACTAGAGGCATTTCAGAATATTTTTTCCCCTTAGTTTGATATGACACATTTATAAAGAATGTCTCTTGAATTAAACAAAATTCTTTCTCATCAAGGACAAACAGACGATATTAGAGACGAGTTAAAAGGAACAGCCTGAAGGTTTGATATGGAGCGCTTCATAAATTTTGGGGAACAGAAATCCCAACAAAGAAACGATGCGACTAAAAAGAATAGCATAAGGAAATGTTGAAAAATGTTTGTGCCAGTAGCTGCATCATATATTCTCATATACTAACTTTAGTAACTGATTCTTCATATTGGTGTTATATTACAAAAGTTCTTTTAAACCAAAAGGGGAGAAAGGCAGATAGGGGCACTGAAGACAAATTCAAGCAAGTGCTGCAAGTTGTAACATGCTGAAGCAATGCCAGTGAGTGCATAAAACTTTACTCCATCTTGCAAGAATATACCACCAGGAGAGAAATGTCATGTTACCCCGTTTGGAAAAAAGTACTCATGTGGATACACATGCAGTGCAAGATCATCCTCAAAATGGAAGGTGATAGTTGGGAAACCATCATCAACACTGCAAGAGAAAGGAATACATCAGTTAGAATCGTAATCATTGCAACAGAAAACTATCTGTGGGCTGGCGACTTCTTTTTGTGTCAATTCCAATGAAGATAAGAGGTTGTCCATTCATGAAAGAAGTACGAGAGGGCATTATGGATATCAGAATTTCAATATAACAACTATTTCAGCATATAAGAACACAACGTAGAAGAAATTGTAAATAATAATTTATACTTATCCAACTGTAGTTACATTGTGTGTAAAGTGTACCTTCCAGAGTATTGGAAACACATAAAATCTTGAACATTTTGGAATTTGATATCCTGATGCTTTTTAAATACCTACAATCAGTTGAGAAACATAATATGTAAAGAATGCATATCATCCTCCATTACAAGGGAAGAAATAGCATGGGATCTTTGAGGTACCTCAAACACTACTTCTTTGAAAACCAATTCTGGAAGGTATGTCAAGGTTGTACCACTGTCAATTATGGTACCTTTTTTCTCTCCTGTTTCGAAAACATGAGCTGGGAGCTGTAATGTAGTACCAGCAACATCGATTGACTCAAGGTTCACATTGTAGTGAGGCCTGGGAGGTAAAATTATGACAGGCTATAAGTACGGTATAAATTAAGTGAGCCAGCTGCAGTACATTGCACATCAAGTAGAAATAAGCACCATGTGCCAAGTACTGTGCattcatataaagtttgtaaTAATGCCATTGATAAGGACTTTTATCGATTTAAACCCCAAAAAAATGTGTGTTCGAAGCAACCAtgggaaataaagaaaaatggAAGAGGAAGGGTTACTAGCACAGCACAGTGGCATTGGTGAAACATCTGTTTGTAGCATGACATGAATCCCAGTGACAACAGACAGCACATTTATCTAACAAACATCTTTCTAGGTCCAGCTAGAGCTTTAGTTTGGCAAAATAACAGTGATTTTTGTAAGAGGAATATGTTGTGTATAATAGATggattgtattgcattgaggCCTCGACCGGTATATATAGAGTACAGAGACTTGGGGGGCAAGGCTCCCCCGGATACATATGGCAGTCTACGATACGTAGatctacaactaccaaatataccctaacaatttttcattttatattatACATAGCAGGAGCAAAGATGTTTTCCTACCAATAAAAACATAATATGGTGCAAATATTCTACTGCCGTATCTTTTTGGCCCTTAATGCAGAACTATGTTAAGTCACTTTTATGTCTCTTTATACAGAAGTGTGATGGACCTCCTAAGTCCTGAAGCAAGTTTTAGGAACTGAACATTA contains:
- the LOC101771254 gene encoding uncharacterized protein LOC101771254 isoform X2 — its product is MSAAAAVGGFPKWVLLEPYVFRRDDDESFPDESEAPIRASGTTSWGADFRIAFSLEEPPHISRLYAQLPGFPGPHEEEPLIMLATHRHLALLVVATTITTTNTTIITPRPSKPLVQNFFIFRANENNPSSSSLRLLPPCTEPKFDYCRSDHRLSRRPSNVTPTPRLLNMISLGLWCGDKEEFVVAELTLYVPTIDRSQTKAFADICLLRSSSTDDQLGSKWDSWRVTIMSPHNPSADDLLELSRWQTTAVIPFKKWLCWIDYNRGILFCDVSDKVRAPTVSFLWFPEDKSPLTRARKATSGTIGGVSVIDHGRLLKFVNVARHDGRAYGALQPGTGFTITCHTLVLGGSMAWKEDYTVTSDDLPDRYRRGIPIHPQVDIDWPHVVHFLFIEFGKAYEKMSVLSIDMSTKTVKSFYLYVDGNEILHDDKECLQPDDDIDFIRSTSLYPTPLPFLPCEFPTFCYLSRILA
- the LOC101771254 gene encoding uncharacterized protein LOC101771254 isoform X1 — protein: MSAAAAVGGFPKWVLLEPYVFRRDDDESFPDESEAPIRASGTTSWGADFRIAFSLEEPPHISRLYAQLPGFPGPHEEEPLIMLATHRHLALLVVATTITTTNTTIITPRPSKPLVQNFFIFRANENNPSSSSLRLLPPCTEPKFDYCRSDHRLSRRPSNVTPTPRLLNMISLGLWCGDKEEFVVAELTLYVPTIDRSQTKAFADICLLRSSSTDDQLGSKWDSWRVTIMSPHNPSADDLLELSRWQTTAVIPFKKWLCWIDYNRGILFCDVSDKVRAPTVSFLWFPEDKSPLTRARKATSGTIGGVSVIDHGRLLKFVNVARHDGRAYGALQPGTGFTITCHTLVLGGSMAWKEDYTVTSDDLPDRYRRGIPIHPQVDIDWPHVVHFLFIEFGKAYEKMSVLSIDMSTKTVKSFYLYVDGNEILHDDKECLQPDDDIDFIRSTSLYPTPLPFLPCEFPTFCYLSRFVKKEVRRVSCCFKYNL